TTGAAATGACCCGCAAGCGTGACCGTCTTTCTTTGTTGAAATCTTTGCCAGCAGGGTATTTTGATAATACAGAGGGTGAAGATGACTGAGAGTACCAACAAGCCTGTAACCTGTCCGATATGTAAGGAGAATTACAGCGTTCAATCCTTTAAGCCATTTTGTTCTGAACGATGTGCCAATGTTGACTTGCATCGCTGGTTGGGAGGGCATTACAGTGTGCCGGCTATTGAGCCGCCCGATCATTTTTCAGATGATGAAGACACGTTTAGTGAAATTCATTAATCATATCGAATTGCGGGTAAACCTCTCATTTTGATGGTGGACAGAACCACACCAATTTCCTATAAACACGCGGTGGTAACGGCTCTATGGCTGTACGCATCACTTTTAAGAGTGCCCGGGTAGCTCAGGGGTAGAGCAGCGGACTGAAAATCCGCGTGTCGGTGGTTCAAATCCGCCCCCGGGCACCACAATTTTCTCAAATTAATATTGATGCCTTTCAAAGGAAAATGCTTTCTCTTCGCTATTGCAATGGGATGAGCGTGACAGTTGGGTAAGCATCTTTTAAGTTTAAATAATGACACTACTTATTTTTTACTTACTGCTCGCAGTGCTGGTTTCTTTTTTCTGCTCTGTGGCAGAGGCTGTCCTTCTTTCTGTGCGTCCTTCTTATATAGCTTTGCTGGAGGCCCAAGGGTCGGGAAGTGGTAAGAAACTCAAAAAATTATGTAATAATCTTGATCGGCCTCTTGCAGCAATCCTTACGGCAAATACGATTGCTCATACGGTTGGTGCGGCAGGTGTTGGCGCACAAGCAGCGGTTGTCTTTGGTAATCAATATATTGGTCTGACATCTGCAATTCTGACTTTTTTAATCCTCATATTTTCTGAAATAATTCCTAAAACTTTGGGGGCTGTATATTGGCGGCAACTGGCTCCCTCTTTTGCTGTTCTTATAGAGGGGCTGACGCAACTTTTGCTTCCATTTGTCTGGTTGTCTGAAAAGCTGACACGCATGTTATCTCGGTCGCGAGCCGGTAGTCATGCTTTCAGTCGCGACGAATTTGAGGCTATGGCTCAAATAGGGGCTGATGAGGGCTTGTTAGAGTCAAAAGAGTTGAAAATAGTGATGAATTTGATGCGCCTGCGTCAATTATCAGTTCGTGACATCATGACCCCGAGGCCGGTTGTTTTGTCTGCTTCAGAAAAAATGACTGTTAGAGATTTTTTCACTACTCATTCGAAAAATGCTTTTTCCCGTATTCCGGTATATGCAGAAAACGAAGATGATATAACGGGTTATGTGCTTAAAAATGATTTGCTGATGGCTCAAGCGAGAGATGAATTTGACAAATCACTATCAGAGTTTCGTCGGCCCTTTTTAATGTTTTTGGATGTGTTGGATGCATCAACCATTTTCGATCGTCTGATACATGGAAAAACTCAAATTGCTTTAATTCTTGATGAATACGGCACGATGCAGGGTATTGTGACAATGGAGGATGTTCTGGAAACCCTTATCGGTTTGGAGATTATTGATGAGTCGGACAAGGTAGATGATATGCAAAAGTTGGCGCGCAAACGCTGGCGGGCGCGTATGGAAAGCATGGGTATTAACCCCGAGAATATGGAAATGACTAAAAAGAAAGACTGACAACCCTTAAAAATGCTTCACTTTCATTGAGAAAAACTTTTAAAAAGATAATTATTCCCTGAAAAAAACAAATTGTTACATGAGTGTAAAACTTCTGTAATGTTCTAAAGTTTTATTGAGCCCATTAATTGGTACAACATTCCATTGGAGGGCAAAATGCCATCTTTCACTCTTTTTCGTAAATTTATGATGTCGGCCGTTCTAGGTCTGGCAGTTGCCGCATGTGATGGCGACAGTAATACCGAACTGGCCTCTCTTGGCACGGTCGGTCCTAACCCCGGCGCAGGTGGTACTACTTCTGGCGGTAGTTCTAGCGGTTCCAGTGGCGCAACTGCCAATTGTGAAGACGGGTTAACTCAAGTCACACTAAGTAATGATGATGAAGTTTGCTCTATTTCTGGCACGATTGCTTCCGATCTGACACTCAGCGCCTCGAACATTTATATGTTGGACGGTAAAGTAGTCGTCGGTGAAAATGAAGCCAAAGATGGTACAGGCGGCACTAATGCTGTTCTGACCATTCCAGCCGGAACAAAAATTATCGGTAAGCAAACGCCGACCTCTGGTGTGACCTCTTACCTTGTTATTACCCGTGGTTCTCGTTTGGAAGCTACTGGTTCTGAAACACAACCAATTATCTTCACCTCCGAACAAGATCACCTGCGTGGTCGTACATCTCCAATTGCCCTTGAAGAATCTGAAACCGGTGAATGGGGCGGGATTGTGGTTAATGGTCTAGCAACTATTAACAAAGGCACCGATTGTGAGCTTGCTGCCAACATTTGTGAGCGTGAAGGTGAAGGCGATAGCGGCCTTTACGGTGGTGACGATGACACGGATAACTCCGGTACATTCCGTTACATGCAGGTCCGTTACGCGGGGTTTGCGTTTACAGCAGATAATGAGCTGAATGGTATTGCCTTCCAGGGGGTTGGTTCCGGCACGACGATTGAATATGTTCATGTTCATAATGGCGCGGATGATGGTATCGAATTCTTCGGTGGTACAGCTAACGCAAAATATATTGTTGTAACCGGTGCAGATGATGACAGTATCGACTGGACAAATGGTTATCGCGGTTACATCCAATATGCGATCGTCATGCAAAACCCTAACCAAGCAAATACAGACCAAGGTATTGAGGCTGACAGTAACTCTTCTGACAATGATGCTAAGCCGCGTGCTCGTCCTGTATTGTCAAACGTGACACTCGTTGGTGCGCGTCCTGCTGAGTCTGACATCGGGATTTTGCTTCGCGAAGGTACTGGTGCGGGCATCTATAACTCTGTTGTTTCCAATTTTGAAGACTGCTGGGATATTGATGGGACAGCAACTTACACAAACAGCACAACAGCAACAGGCATTACTTTGAAATCTGTATTGTTTGATTGTGAGGACTCTTTCAAAGATGACACAGGTGCTGGCGAAGATGATACAGCCGCAGGAACAGGTCTTGCTGCTAAATTCGCCGCCGGAGCCAATAATGTTGAATTGGCCAGCACATTGTCGAATGGTTTCATTAACGGTAATAATGAAAACTCTGTAACTTCCGTAAATGTTAACACTGAAGAAACACTGACATGGTTCGAATTTGCAACCTATATCGGTGCAGTGAAAAGCTCTTCAGCTACTGATAACTGGACCCTCAACTGGACATATGGCATCAACCCGACGCCATCTTGCCCAACCGGAACAACAGCTATCGGTTCAACAGGTTGTGAGCTTTCAGGCGTTATTACAGATGACATTAATTTAGTATCTGGTCTTAGTTACTTCTTGCGCGGCAAGGTTGTCGTTGGCGTCGATTGTGGCCCCGACAAAGATAACGAGCTCGCAACTTGTGACAAAGCTGAGCTGACAATTGATCCGGGTGTCTCTGTGTTTGCTCGCGAAAACCCGCTTTCTTATCTAGTTATCGCACGCGGTTCTAAATTGAACTCAAACGGTACAGCATCCGCACCTGTAACCTTTACGGTTGAAGATGACTCTTCAAGAAACATTGACTCGGATACGGGTCTTTGGGGCGGACTAGTTATAAATGGTCGTGCGCCAATCAACAAAGGGACAAACTGTGAGGTTCTTACCAATCTGTGTGAGCGCGATGGTGAAGGCGATAGCGGTAAATACGGTGGTAACGATGCTGCCGATGATAGTGGTCAAATTTACTACACAGTCGTCAAATATGCAGGTTATGCATTTACCGCAGATAACGAGCTGAACGGCATTGCCTTTGAAGGTGTCGGTTCCGGAACGGAAGTAGATTACGTCCAAGTCCATAACGGCGCTGATGACGGTATTGAGTTCTTCGGCGGCACGGTAAATGCCAAGCACCTTGTCGTGACCGGTGCTGATGATGACAGTATCGATTGGACGAACGGTTATGTTGGTAATATCCAATACGCAATCGTTGTTCAAAACGGTGCCAATCAGGGTAACACCGATCAGGGTATTGAAGCGGACAGTAACTCATCCAACAATGATGCTCTGCCACGGGCCTTCCCATCCTTGTCAAACTTGACACTTGTCGGTTCCTTCCCAGCCGCAACTGGTGCAGAATCCGATATCGGTATCCTGTTACGAGAGGGTACGGGCGCTAATATATACAATACTGTAGTGGTTGGTTTCCAGGACGGTATCGACATTGACGATGCAGCAACTTACGCAAATCGTGATAGTGCCACAACTGGTATCAATCTTAAGTCCGTGTTTATTGATGCAGATACGGCTTTCGGTGATGATACAGCTGCCGGTGAAGACGATACAGCCGCTGGCTTTGATCTCGGGGCTTGGTTTGCAGCTGAAGACGCCAATAATGACAGCACGACGGCTAACTCTTTAACCACTCTCAGCGGTGCGACGACTGGACAGAAGCGCTACATTAACGGTGCAACTGAAAACGGTATTACTGATACCGATCCAACAGCTCTCGGTACCTTCTTTGAAGATGCTGGTTTTGTTGGAGCCGTACAGAGTTCCGACAACTGGACGTCCGGTTGGACGGTCTGGTTGAACGACTAGTCCTTACGGATACTGGCCGTCGCAGTTTTGCTGCGGCGGCCAACTCACTCTTCGGTTTATGCCTTCAAAATCAGGTTGCCAAAATGACAAATTTTAAACAAATAAATTCCAGCTTAGCCGCTTTTGCTTTGCTGGTATCTTTTCCGGCTCTTACTAATGCTCAGGATATTGATGAAATTCAGGTCATAGGGGTTTTTATTCCCGATGAAAAACGTAATACCTCCGAGATTTCCAATGTTCTGGAAGCTGAGGACTTTTCACTCGCTGGAGATAGCGATATAGCTGTCGCCTTGACGCGCCTTCCGGGTCTTTCTCCTGATACGACGGGTAAATATGTCGTCGTCAGAGGTTTGGTAGAAAGATATACATCCACCCTTCTGAATGGCACACAATTGCCATCACCTGACCCTTTGAAAACAGCTGTTCCGCTTGATATTTTTCCGACAAGTATTATCGGAAATGTTCTTGTCCAGAAAACATATTCTGCTGAATATCCTGGCGCTTTTGGTGGCGGTGTTATTGACCTTAGGACAAAAAGTGTTCCAGATGAACCGTTTTTAAACATAAGCTTATCAACGGGTTATAATTCAGAATCGACTTTAGAAGACGGACTTTCCTATTATGGCAGTGATCGTGACTGGCTGACTTTTGATGATGGTCATAGAGAACTTCCAAGCATATTCAGAAATGATTATCAGCTTACCAGTCAGACACCTGCGTCTTTAGAGCAATATGGTGAAGCAATCCCGAATATTTGGTCTATCGATTTTGATGAAAATCTTCCTGATGTTTCGGCCAAAATTTCTGGTGGTACTAACCGTGATACCGATAATGGAAGAATTGGGGTAATTTTTGCCCTCGATTATACCAGTGAATATCGTAACCATTTTGGTGAGCAATTTTCTTATTCCGCAACTGATGCCGGTCTGGTTATTCAA
This sequence is a window from Candidatus Micropelagos thuwalensis. Protein-coding genes within it:
- a CDS encoding CNNM domain-containing protein translates to MTLLIFYLLLAVLVSFFCSVAEAVLLSVRPSYIALLEAQGSGSGKKLKKLCNNLDRPLAAILTANTIAHTVGAAGVGAQAAVVFGNQYIGLTSAILTFLILIFSEIIPKTLGAVYWRQLAPSFAVLIEGLTQLLLPFVWLSEKLTRMLSRSRAGSHAFSRDEFEAMAQIGADEGLLESKELKIVMNLMRLRQLSVRDIMTPRPVVLSASEKMTVRDFFTTHSKNAFSRIPVYAENEDDITGYVLKNDLLMAQARDEFDKSLSEFRRPFLMFLDVLDASTIFDRLIHGKTQIALILDEYGTMQGIVTMEDVLETLIGLEIIDESDKVDDMQKLARKRWRARMESMGINPENMEMTKKKD
- a CDS encoding DNA gyrase inhibitor YacG; translated protein: MTESTNKPVTCPICKENYSVQSFKPFCSERCANVDLHRWLGGHYSVPAIEPPDHFSDDEDTFSEIH